From the genome of Bos indicus x Bos taurus breed Angus x Brahman F1 hybrid chromosome 14, Bos_hybrid_MaternalHap_v2.0, whole genome shotgun sequence, one region includes:
- the MROH1 gene encoding maestro heat-like repeat-containing protein family member 1 isoform X14, translating into MDRLQRFLCSRVLPEKVGRCLLPHQEVCLGSLFSWLLVGGVGCRRRASCVSCVPAPTAGPESVSWRRQGFLTQICVPVESSSPLVMSNQKEVLRCFTVLACCSPDRLLAFLLPKLDTSNERTRVGTLQVLRHVINAAAAQMEVKKPVILSSMKLPLLDTNNKVKRAVVQVVSAMAHHGYLEQPGGKAMVEYIVQQCALPPEAEAVSSGPEPTTGDLQSRVHSILPSRPQIQKLGADSEALAADSVRAISVSTLYLVSTTVDRMGEVLWPYLLEFLVPVRFTRALSPLCRSLVHLAQKRQEAGAHAPLIQYNGNVHLPSPYAITTRLLAVSSHPYVGDGRGAASLRLLNVLHQDIHPALGQRWVTAIPLLLEHLDEYSEETLSQKEWEEKLLVVREEEKTRVSLLWEQEEKTRFLRDSLAVVSDNTWVCHLTLEMCKQLPNYNGTPLEKNFLYKCVGTTLGAASSKVVRKHLRELLETARYQEEREHEGLACCFGICAISHLDDTLAQLDDFVKSDVLRKSAGIFNLFKNRSESEANKVRSALILCYGHVAAGAPRELLLARVEADLFWNMSECFSTKVLGIKVETQDPALRLSLVQSVCMATQAICSSAHSSSFHLSRKAELVAQMVEFIRAEPPDSLKTPIWKKAMLACTYLVTLEPALEEQVQADLIHSCLHRVMAVLPEPEEGDSPQEVSAAPTVGGDPQELLLFQSLYLDTVQVLKDLLTSLLLWNMTPLGLQVMLEHLSPWIKSPRGHERVRAVGLSACLLQFFLQHLQISALVPFHNLGLLIGLFSPRCADLWPATRREAVSCIHSLLYLQLTCVGFSRDYQDDVAEQLLSLKDGLVHPDPAILFHTCHSIAQLIAKRLPPDQLINLLLTLFESLGDPDKNCSRAASVMINCLLKERGNMLQEKVPEIVSVLRSKLQETQEEHILQAAQHSVFALATHHCASVVSNLLGSPLPFDSHTCTLWRALALEPGLAAQVLGLLLEKISKDVLFEESQAFLLSSTPDRVATLLPLAATCALHEVASAPASGPAVLELYPQLFVALLLRVSCTVGVQPPRQLQAKERRSASSGLASRSLEPCSSAVDALQAVLVRGGNEDVVQCMELDGGWQLLRTSAGHEEGVTRLASAMAKFAGPRLPLVMKLLFTTQSSMYEVQRVTSTAFLAELLSSNVVNDLMLLESLLYNLMARQKDTSARVRRLVLHGLANITLGSPDKVQTHSPQLLTAMIGGLDDGDDPHSLVALEAMVGLARLMDLVDAWDLHAVLLHIAVRIRPFFDSERMELRSVSIGLFGHLNKACRGDCKDVFLEQVVGGLVPLLLHLRDPHAPVVTACRFALRMCGPNLECEELAAVFQRHLQEGHDLHFGEFLNTTCKHLMRHFPDLLGRLLSTSLFYYKSSWEDVRAAALMLTGFLVLHMEAEQRPQVDLEQLLTALQLLLKDPALKVRLKAVKTLGRLVKFA; encoded by the exons ATGGACAGACTCCAGCGCTTTCTGTGCTCGCGTGTCCTGCCCGAGAAAGTGGGCCGCTGTCTCCTTCCTCATCAGGAAGTGTGTCTGGGGAGTTTGTTCTCCTggctgctggtgggtggggtggggtgcaggagGAGGGCCAGCTGTGTGTCCTGCGTCCCCGCCCCAACCGCAGGGCCTGAGAGCGTGTCTTGGCGCAGGCAGGGGTTCCTCACCCAG ATCTGTGTGCCCGTGGAGTCGTCCAGCCCGCTGGTGATGAGCAACCAGAAGGAGGTGCTGCGCTGCTTCACCGTGCTGG CCTGCTGCTCGCCGGACCGCCTGCTGGCCTTCCTGCTGCCCAAGCTGGACACCAGCAATGAGAGGACCCGTGTGGGCACCCTGCAGGTTCTGAGGCACGTCATCAACGCGGCGG CTGCTCAGATGGAAGTTAAGAAACCCGTCATTCTCTCTTCCATGAAGCTCCCTCTTCTGGACACCAACAACAAG GTGAAGCGGGCGGTGGTGCAGGTGGTCAGTGCCATGGCCCACCACGGCTACCTGGAGCAGCCTGGCGGCAAGGCCATGGTCGAGTACATCGTGCAGCAGTGCGCTCTGCCCCCCGAGGCTGAG GCCGTGTCCTCAGGGCCAGAGCCCACGACTGGTGACCTGCAGAGCAGAGTGCACAGCATCCTGCCCTCCCGCCCCCAGATTCAGAAGCTGGGTGCCGACAGTGAGGCCCTGGCGGCCGATAGCGTGAGGGCCATCAGCGTCAGCACTCTCTACCTGGTCAGCACCACTGTGGACAGGATGGGCGAG GTCCTCTGGCCGTACCTGCTTGAGTTTCTGGTCCCTGTTCGCTTCACCAGGGCGCTGAGCCCACTCTGCAGGAGCCTTGTGCACTTGGCCCAGAAGAGGCAGGAGGCGGGGGCCCATGCTCCCCTCATCCAGTACAACGGCAACG TGCACCTCCCGTCTCCCTACGCCATCACCACCAGACTCCTG GCCGTGTCTTCCCATCCCTATGTGGGGGACGGTCGCGGGGCAGCCTCGCTGCGCCTCTTGAATGTCTTGCATCAGGACATCCACCCGGCCCTGGGTCAGCGGTGGGTGACCGCCATCCCCCTGCTGCTGGAGCACCTGGACG AATACAGTGAAGAAACGCTGTCACAGAAGGAGTGGGAAGAAAAGCTGCTGGTGGTGAGAGAAGAGGAGAAGACGAGAGTTAGCCTGCtttgggaacaggaggagaagacgAGA TTTCTCCGGGATTCCCTGGCTGTCGTGTCTGACAACACCTGGGTCTGCCACCTGACCCTGGAAATGTGCAAGCAGCTACCCAACTACAACGGGACGCCCCTGGAGAAG AACTTCCTGTACAAATGTGTCGGGACCACCCTGGGTGCCGCTTCAAGTAAGGTGGTGAGGAAGCACCTGCGGGAGCTGCTGGAGACGGCCCGATACCAGGAGGAGAGGGAGCACGAG GGCCTTGCCTGTTGCTTTGGGATCTGTGCCATCTCCCACCTGGATGACACCTTGGCCCAGCTGGACGACTTTGTGAAGTCAGACGTACTCAGAAAATCTGCTGGCATTTTCAACCTTTTTAAG AATCGAAGTGAGAGTGAGGCCAACAAAGTGAGGAGTGCGCTGATCCTGTGCTATGGGCATGTGGCGGCCGGGGCCCCGCGCGAGCTGCTGCTGGCCAGGGTGGAGGCGGACTTGTTCTGGAACATGTCCGAGTGCTTCAGCACCAAG GTTCTGGGGATAAAGGTAGAAACCCAG GACCCGGCCCTGAGACTGAGCCTGGTGCAAAGTGTGTGCATGGCCACCCAGGCCATCTGCAGCAGTGCCCACAGCAGCTCCTTCCACCTCTCGAGGAAGGCGGAGCTGGTGGCGCAGATGGTG GAGTTCATCAGAGCGGAGCCCCCAGACTCGCTGAAGACGCCCATTTGGAAGAAGGCCATGCTTGCCTGCACGTACCTGGT TACCCTGGAGCCGGCCCTGGAGGAGCAGGTGCAGGCGGACCTGATTCACAGCTGCCTGCACCGTGTCATGGCCGTGCTGCCGGAGCCAGAGGAGGGGGACAGCCCCCAGGAGGTATCAGCGGCCCCCACAGTGGGGGGGGACCCCCAGGAG cttctcttgttccaGTCCCTGTACCTGGACACCGTGCAGGTCCTCAAGGACTTGCTGACGAGCCTTCTTCTGTGGAACATGACGCCCCTGGGTCTGCAGGTCATGTTGGAG CACCTGAGCCCATGGATCAAGTCCCCGAGGGGCCACGAGCGGGTGCGGGCGGTCGGCCTGAGTGCCTGCCTGCTGCAGTTCTTCCTTCAACACCTGCAGATCAGC GCCCTGGTGCCCTTCCACAACCTGGGCCTCCTCATTGGCCTCTTCTCCCCACGGTGCGCCGACCTCTGGCCTGCCACTCGCCGAGAGGCTGTGAGCTGCATCCACTCCCTGCTATACCTGCAGCTGACCTGTGTGG GCTTCTCGCGAGACTACCAGGACGACGTGGCTGAGCAGCTCCTCAGCCTCAAAGATGGCCTGGTGCACCCTGACCCTGCCATTCTCTTCCATACCTGCCACAGCATTGCCCAG CTTATTGCCAAGCGCCTCCCTCCAGATCAGCTCATCAACCTCTTGCTAACCTTGTTTGAGAGCCTGGGAGATCCCGACAAGAACTGCTCGAGAGCTGCCAGCGTCATGATCAACTGCCTGCTGAAGGAACGGGGCAACATGCTGCAGGAGAAG GTGCCTGAGATTGTGAGTGTGCTGCGCTCCAagctgcaggagacccaagaggagCACATCCTACAGGCCGCACAGCACAGCGTGTTTGCCCTGGCCACCCACCACTGTGCCTCTGTGGTGTCCAACCTTCTGGGCAGCCCCCTGCCCTTTGACAG CCACACCTGCACCCTGTGGCGAGCACTGGCCTTGGAGCCCGGCCTCGCTGCACAGGTCCTGGGGCTGCTCCTGGAGAAGATAAGCAAGGACGTCCTGTTTGAGGAGAGCCAGGCCTTCCTGCTGAGCAGCACGCCGGACCGCGTGGCCACCCTGCTGCCCCTCGCA GCCACCTGTGCACTGCACGAGGTCGCATCTGCCCCGGCGTCCGGGCCAGCAGTGCTGGAGCTCTACCCCCAGCTGTTTGTGGCACTGCTGCTGCGGGTCAGCTGCACCGTGGGTGTCCAGCCGCCCAGGCAGCTGCAGGCCAAGGAGAGGAGGAGCGCCAGCTCGGGCCTGGCCTCACGGAGCCTCGAGCCTTGCAG CTCTGCGGTGGACGCGCTGCAGGCCGTGCTTGTCCGCGGTGGCAATGAGGATGTGGTCCAGTGCATGGAGCTGGACGGGGGCTGGCAGTTGCTCAGGACCTCGGCTGGGCACGAGGAAGGTGTCACCCGGCTGGCCAG TGCCATGGCAAAGTTCGCAGGCCCCCGGCTGCCCCTGGTGATGAAGCTGCTCTTCACCACACAGAGTAGCATGTATGAGGTCCAGAGGGTCACCTCCACAGCCTTCCTGGCTGAG CTGCTCAGCAGCAATGTGGTGAACGACCTGATGCTCCTGGAGTCACTGCTGTACAACCTGATGGCACGGCAGAAGGACACGAGCGCCCGCGTGCGGAGGCTGGTGCTCCACGGCCTGGCCAACATCACCTTGGGCTCCCCAGATAAG GTACAGACCCACAGCCCCCAACTCCTGACAGCCATGATCGGTGGGCTGGACGACGGGGACGACCCACACAGCCTGGTGGCGCTGGAGGCCATGGTGGGCCTGGCAAGGCTGATGGACCTGGTGGACGCCTGGGACCTACATGCAGTGCTGCTGCACATTGCTGTCCGCATTCGGCCCTTCTTTGACAGC GAAAGGATGGAGTTACGCTCAGTGTCCATTGGCCTCTTCGGGCACCTCAACAAGGCCTGCCGTGGGGACTGCAAGGACGTGTTCCTGGAGCAGGTTGTGGGCGGCCTGGTGCCCCTTCTGCTGCACCTGCGTGACCCCCACGCACCCGTGGTCACG GCCTGCAGGTTCGCCTTGCGCATGTGCGGCCCCAACCTGGAGTGTGAGGAGCTGGCAGCTGTCTTCCAGAGGCACCTGCAGGAAGGCCATGACCTGCACTTTGGAGAGTTCCTCAACACCACCTGCAAGCACCTG ATGCGCCACTTCCCCGACCTGCTGGGCCGCTTGCTGAGCACCAGTCTGTTCTACTATAAGAGCAGCTGGGAGGATGTCCGTGCTGCTGCCCTCATGCTCACAG GGTTCTTGGTGCTGCACATGGAGGCTGAGCAGCGGCCACAGGTGGACCTGGAGCAGCTCCTCACGG CACTCCAGCTGCTGCTCAAGGACCCAGCCCTTAAGGTGCGCTTGAAGGCTGTGAAGACTCTGGGCCGCTTGGTGAAGTTCGCCTGA
- the MROH1 gene encoding maestro heat-like repeat-containing protein family member 1 isoform X5 produces MRGGGGPEPGGLKRGIQVHTRRQKEARTTVMSETYAKRLSAILLDAVTDKDPQMQEQVCGALCDFGESKPAEVLSACEEHLRLHEKLAHPYRTIILRAMEIVVSNHISELDKDTARAIILLASNEMTKVKELVSDWQQAASSVLVAVGRRFISSVMEELLSKFQPGLLPHPCTVHTLASLSVSNVFGVVPFLTSILSTMLPMLGAAKHDSMKVVFCCALQRFSESILEYLANLDQAPDPTVRKDAFASDIFGAYDILFHQWLQSGGAKLRLAVVEALGPMSHLLPSEKLEEQLPKLLPRVLAFYKKHTETVHVSKSLGQILEAAVSVGSRTLDIHLNSLLAALHAQICVPVESSSPLVMSNQKEVLRCFTVLACCSPDRLLAFLLPKLDTSNERTRVGTLQVLRHVINAAAAQMEVKKPVILSSMKLPLLDTNNKVKRAVVQVVSAMAHHGYLEQPGGKAMVEYIVQQCALPPEAEAVSSGPEPTTGDLQSRVHSILPSRPQIQKLGADSEALAADSVRAISVSTLYLVSTTVDRMGEVLWPYLLEFLVPVRFTRALSPLCRSLVHLAQKRQEAGAHAPLIQYNGNVHLPSPYAITTRLLAVSSHPYVGDGRGAASLRLLNVLHQDIHPALGQRWVTAIPLLLEHLDEYSEETLSQKEWEEKLLVVREEEKTRVSLLWEQEEKTRFLRDSLAVVSDNTWVCHLTLEMCKQLPNYNGTPLEKNFLYKCVGTTLGAASSKVVRKHLRELLETARYQEEREHEGLACCFGICAISHLDDTLAQLDDFVKSDVLRKSAGIFNLFKNRSESEANKVRSALILCYGHVAAGAPRELLLARVEADLFWNMSECFSTKVLGIKVETQDPALRLSLVQSVCMATQAICSSAHSSSFHLSRKAELVAQMVEFIRAEPPDSLKTPIWKKAMLACTYLVTLEPALEEQVQADLIHSCLHRVMAVLPEPEEGDSPQESLYLDTVQVLKDLLTSLLLWNMTPLGLQVMLEHLSPWIKSPRGHERVRAVGLSACLLQFFLQHLQISALVPFHNLGLLIGLFSPRCADLWPATRREAVSCIHSLLYLQLTCVGFSRDYQDDVAEQLLSLKDGLVHPDPAILFHTCHSIAQLIAKRLPPDQLINLLLTLFESLGDPDKNCSRAASVMINCLLKERGNMLQEKVPEIVSVLRSKLQETQEEHILQAAQHSVFALATHHCASVVSNLLGSPLPFDSHTCTLWRALALEPGLAAQVLGLLLEKISKDVLFEESQAFLLSSTPDRVATLLPLAATCALHEVASAPASGPAVLELYPQLFVALLLRVSCTVGVQPPRQLQAKERRSASSGLASRSLEPCSSAVDALQAVLVRGGNEDVVQCMELDGGWQLLRTSAGHEEGVTRLASAMAKFAGPRLPLVMKLLFTTQSSMYEVQRVTSTAFLAELLSSNVVNDLMLLESLLYNLMARQKDTSARVRRLVLHGLANITLGSPDKVQTHSPQLLTAMIGGLDDGDDPHSLVALEAMVGLARLMDLVDAWDLHAVLLHIAVRIRPFFDSERMELRSVSIGLFGHLNKACRGDCKDVFLEQVVGGLVPLLLHLRDPHAPVVTACRFALRMCGPNLECEELAAVFQRHLQEGHDLHFGEFLNTTCKHLMRHFPDLLGRLLSTSLFYYKSSWEDVRAAALMLTGFLVLHMEAEQRPQVDLEQLLTALQLLLKDPALKVRLKAVKTLGRLVKFA; encoded by the exons GTCTGAAGAGAGGCATCCAGGTTCACACCAGGAGGCAAAAAGAAGCTCGTACCACAGTGATGAGTGAGACCTACGCGAAGA GGCTGTCCGCCATCCTGCTGGACGCTGTCACTGACAAGGACCCTCAGATGCAGGAGCAGGTATGTGGCGCCCTGTGCGACTTCGGAGAGTCGAAGCCAGCGGAGGTTCTTAGCGCCTGCGAGGAGCACCTGCGGCTGCACGAAAAG CTAGCTCATCCATACCGGACGATAATCCTAAGGGCCATGGAGATAGTCGTGAGCAATCACATCAGCGAGCTGGACAAGGACACGGCCAGGGCCATCATCCTCCTGGCCTCCAATGAGATGACCAAAGTGAAG GAGCTGGTCTCTGATTGGCAGCAAGCCGCCAGCAGCGTCCTGGTGGCGGTGGGAAGGCGGTTCATCAGCAGCGTGATGGAGGAGCTGCTGAGCAAGTTCCAGCCTGGGCTTCTGCCACACCCCTGCACCGTGCACACGCTCGCCAGCCTCTCTGTCTCCAATG TGTTTGGCGTGGTGCCCTTCCTGACGTCCATCCTCAGCACCATGCTGCCCATGCTGGGCGCAGCCAAGCACGACTCAATGAAAGTAGTGTTCTGCTGTG CCCTGCAGCGCTTCAGTGAGAGTATCCTAGAATACTTGGCCAACCTGGATCAGGCCCCAGACCCCACAGTCAGAAAGGACGCCTTTGCCTCAGACATCTTTGGTGCTTACGACATCCTTTTCCACCAGTGGCTACAGAGTGGGGGAGCGAAG CTGCGGCTTGCAGTGGTGGAGGCCCTGGGGCCCATGAGCCACCTGCTCCCCAGCGAGAAGCTGGAGGAGCAGCTCCCCAAGCTGCTGCCCAGGGTTCTTGCCTTCTACAAGAAGCACACCGAGACCGTCCATGTGTCCAAG AGCCTTGGCCAGATCCTGGAGGCAGCCGTGAGTGTGGGCAGCCGCACTCTGGACATCCACCTCAACTCTCTCCTTGCCGCTCTGCATGCTCAG ATCTGTGTGCCCGTGGAGTCGTCCAGCCCGCTGGTGATGAGCAACCAGAAGGAGGTGCTGCGCTGCTTCACCGTGCTGG CCTGCTGCTCGCCGGACCGCCTGCTGGCCTTCCTGCTGCCCAAGCTGGACACCAGCAATGAGAGGACCCGTGTGGGCACCCTGCAGGTTCTGAGGCACGTCATCAACGCGGCGG CTGCTCAGATGGAAGTTAAGAAACCCGTCATTCTCTCTTCCATGAAGCTCCCTCTTCTGGACACCAACAACAAG GTGAAGCGGGCGGTGGTGCAGGTGGTCAGTGCCATGGCCCACCACGGCTACCTGGAGCAGCCTGGCGGCAAGGCCATGGTCGAGTACATCGTGCAGCAGTGCGCTCTGCCCCCCGAGGCTGAG GCCGTGTCCTCAGGGCCAGAGCCCACGACTGGTGACCTGCAGAGCAGAGTGCACAGCATCCTGCCCTCCCGCCCCCAGATTCAGAAGCTGGGTGCCGACAGTGAGGCCCTGGCGGCCGATAGCGTGAGGGCCATCAGCGTCAGCACTCTCTACCTGGTCAGCACCACTGTGGACAGGATGGGCGAG GTCCTCTGGCCGTACCTGCTTGAGTTTCTGGTCCCTGTTCGCTTCACCAGGGCGCTGAGCCCACTCTGCAGGAGCCTTGTGCACTTGGCCCAGAAGAGGCAGGAGGCGGGGGCCCATGCTCCCCTCATCCAGTACAACGGCAACG TGCACCTCCCGTCTCCCTACGCCATCACCACCAGACTCCTG GCCGTGTCTTCCCATCCCTATGTGGGGGACGGTCGCGGGGCAGCCTCGCTGCGCCTCTTGAATGTCTTGCATCAGGACATCCACCCGGCCCTGGGTCAGCGGTGGGTGACCGCCATCCCCCTGCTGCTGGAGCACCTGGACG AATACAGTGAAGAAACGCTGTCACAGAAGGAGTGGGAAGAAAAGCTGCTGGTGGTGAGAGAAGAGGAGAAGACGAGAGTTAGCCTGCtttgggaacaggaggagaagacgAGA TTTCTCCGGGATTCCCTGGCTGTCGTGTCTGACAACACCTGGGTCTGCCACCTGACCCTGGAAATGTGCAAGCAGCTACCCAACTACAACGGGACGCCCCTGGAGAAG AACTTCCTGTACAAATGTGTCGGGACCACCCTGGGTGCCGCTTCAAGTAAGGTGGTGAGGAAGCACCTGCGGGAGCTGCTGGAGACGGCCCGATACCAGGAGGAGAGGGAGCACGAG GGCCTTGCCTGTTGCTTTGGGATCTGTGCCATCTCCCACCTGGATGACACCTTGGCCCAGCTGGACGACTTTGTGAAGTCAGACGTACTCAGAAAATCTGCTGGCATTTTCAACCTTTTTAAG AATCGAAGTGAGAGTGAGGCCAACAAAGTGAGGAGTGCGCTGATCCTGTGCTATGGGCATGTGGCGGCCGGGGCCCCGCGCGAGCTGCTGCTGGCCAGGGTGGAGGCGGACTTGTTCTGGAACATGTCCGAGTGCTTCAGCACCAAG GTTCTGGGGATAAAGGTAGAAACCCAG GACCCGGCCCTGAGACTGAGCCTGGTGCAAAGTGTGTGCATGGCCACCCAGGCCATCTGCAGCAGTGCCCACAGCAGCTCCTTCCACCTCTCGAGGAAGGCGGAGCTGGTGGCGCAGATGGTG GAGTTCATCAGAGCGGAGCCCCCAGACTCGCTGAAGACGCCCATTTGGAAGAAGGCCATGCTTGCCTGCACGTACCTGGT TACCCTGGAGCCGGCCCTGGAGGAGCAGGTGCAGGCGGACCTGATTCACAGCTGCCTGCACCGTGTCATGGCCGTGCTGCCGGAGCCAGAGGAGGGGGACAGCCCCCAGGAG TCCCTGTACCTGGACACCGTGCAGGTCCTCAAGGACTTGCTGACGAGCCTTCTTCTGTGGAACATGACGCCCCTGGGTCTGCAGGTCATGTTGGAG CACCTGAGCCCATGGATCAAGTCCCCGAGGGGCCACGAGCGGGTGCGGGCGGTCGGCCTGAGTGCCTGCCTGCTGCAGTTCTTCCTTCAACACCTGCAGATCAGC GCCCTGGTGCCCTTCCACAACCTGGGCCTCCTCATTGGCCTCTTCTCCCCACGGTGCGCCGACCTCTGGCCTGCCACTCGCCGAGAGGCTGTGAGCTGCATCCACTCCCTGCTATACCTGCAGCTGACCTGTGTGG GCTTCTCGCGAGACTACCAGGACGACGTGGCTGAGCAGCTCCTCAGCCTCAAAGATGGCCTGGTGCACCCTGACCCTGCCATTCTCTTCCATACCTGCCACAGCATTGCCCAG CTTATTGCCAAGCGCCTCCCTCCAGATCAGCTCATCAACCTCTTGCTAACCTTGTTTGAGAGCCTGGGAGATCCCGACAAGAACTGCTCGAGAGCTGCCAGCGTCATGATCAACTGCCTGCTGAAGGAACGGGGCAACATGCTGCAGGAGAAG GTGCCTGAGATTGTGAGTGTGCTGCGCTCCAagctgcaggagacccaagaggagCACATCCTACAGGCCGCACAGCACAGCGTGTTTGCCCTGGCCACCCACCACTGTGCCTCTGTGGTGTCCAACCTTCTGGGCAGCCCCCTGCCCTTTGACAG CCACACCTGCACCCTGTGGCGAGCACTGGCCTTGGAGCCCGGCCTCGCTGCACAGGTCCTGGGGCTGCTCCTGGAGAAGATAAGCAAGGACGTCCTGTTTGAGGAGAGCCAGGCCTTCCTGCTGAGCAGCACGCCGGACCGCGTGGCCACCCTGCTGCCCCTCGCA GCCACCTGTGCACTGCACGAGGTCGCATCTGCCCCGGCGTCCGGGCCAGCAGTGCTGGAGCTCTACCCCCAGCTGTTTGTGGCACTGCTGCTGCGGGTCAGCTGCACCGTGGGTGTCCAGCCGCCCAGGCAGCTGCAGGCCAAGGAGAGGAGGAGCGCCAGCTCGGGCCTGGCCTCACGGAGCCTCGAGCCTTGCAG CTCTGCGGTGGACGCGCTGCAGGCCGTGCTTGTCCGCGGTGGCAATGAGGATGTGGTCCAGTGCATGGAGCTGGACGGGGGCTGGCAGTTGCTCAGGACCTCGGCTGGGCACGAGGAAGGTGTCACCCGGCTGGCCAG TGCCATGGCAAAGTTCGCAGGCCCCCGGCTGCCCCTGGTGATGAAGCTGCTCTTCACCACACAGAGTAGCATGTATGAGGTCCAGAGGGTCACCTCCACAGCCTTCCTGGCTGAG CTGCTCAGCAGCAATGTGGTGAACGACCTGATGCTCCTGGAGTCACTGCTGTACAACCTGATGGCACGGCAGAAGGACACGAGCGCCCGCGTGCGGAGGCTGGTGCTCCACGGCCTGGCCAACATCACCTTGGGCTCCCCAGATAAG GTACAGACCCACAGCCCCCAACTCCTGACAGCCATGATCGGTGGGCTGGACGACGGGGACGACCCACACAGCCTGGTGGCGCTGGAGGCCATGGTGGGCCTGGCAAGGCTGATGGACCTGGTGGACGCCTGGGACCTACATGCAGTGCTGCTGCACATTGCTGTCCGCATTCGGCCCTTCTTTGACAGC GAAAGGATGGAGTTACGCTCAGTGTCCATTGGCCTCTTCGGGCACCTCAACAAGGCCTGCCGTGGGGACTGCAAGGACGTGTTCCTGGAGCAGGTTGTGGGCGGCCTGGTGCCCCTTCTGCTGCACCTGCGTGACCCCCACGCACCCGTGGTCACG GCCTGCAGGTTCGCCTTGCGCATGTGCGGCCCCAACCTGGAGTGTGAGGAGCTGGCAGCTGTCTTCCAGAGGCACCTGCAGGAAGGCCATGACCTGCACTTTGGAGAGTTCCTCAACACCACCTGCAAGCACCTG ATGCGCCACTTCCCCGACCTGCTGGGCCGCTTGCTGAGCACCAGTCTGTTCTACTATAAGAGCAGCTGGGAGGATGTCCGTGCTGCTGCCCTCATGCTCACAG GGTTCTTGGTGCTGCACATGGAGGCTGAGCAGCGGCCACAGGTGGACCTGGAGCAGCTCCTCACGG CACTCCAGCTGCTGCTCAAGGACCCAGCCCTTAAGGTGCGCTTGAAGGCTGTGAAGACTCTGGGCCGCTTGGTGAAGTTCGCCTGA